In Polaribacter sp. Hel_I_88, the following proteins share a genomic window:
- the rplJ gene encoding 50S ribosomal protein L10: protein MTREEKSQVIQDLTEVLADTNTLYLADISGLNAQTTSNLRRACFKAGIQLSVVKNTLLAKAMEASDKDFGDLPTVLKGNTSMMISEAANAPAKLIKEFRKKSKKPLLKGAFAEESVYIGDDQLDALVDIKSKEELIGEIIGLLQSPAKNVIGALQSGGQKLSGILKTLSEK, encoded by the coding sequence ATGACTAGAGAAGAGAAATCACAAGTAATACAAGATTTAACAGAAGTATTAGCAGATACTAATACGTTATATTTAGCAGATATTTCTGGATTAAATGCACAGACTACTTCTAATTTACGTAGAGCATGTTTTAAGGCAGGTATTCAGTTATCAGTTGTTAAAAATACATTACTTGCGAAAGCAATGGAAGCATCAGATAAAGATTTTGGTGATCTTCCAACAGTATTAAAAGGTAATACTTCTATGATGATTTCTGAAGCAGCTAATGCTCCAGCTAAATTAATCAAAGAATTTAGAAAAAAATCTAAGAAACCATTATTAAAAGGGGCTTTTGCAGAAGAGTCTGTTTATATTGGAGATGATCAATTAGATGCTTTAGTAGATATTAAGTCTAAAGAAGAATTAATTGGAGAAATCATTGGATTATTACAGTCACCAGCGAAGAATGTTATTGGAGCATTACAATCTGGAGGACAAAAACTTTCAGGTATTTTAAAGACATTATCTGAAAAATAA
- the rplL gene encoding 50S ribosomal protein L7/L12 yields the protein MADLKDFAEQLVNLTVKEVNELATILKDEYGIEPAAAAVAVAGPAAGGEEEADEQTEFDVILTAAGGSKLAVVKLVKELTGLGLKEAKGIVDSAPAAVKEGVSKDEAEGLKKSLEEAGAEVELK from the coding sequence ATGGCAGATTTAAAAGATTTCGCAGAGCAATTAGTTAACTTAACAGTAAAAGAAGTTAATGAATTAGCTACTATCTTAAAAGACGAGTATGGTATTGAGCCAGCAGCAGCAGCAGTTGCAGTTGCAGGACCAGCAGCAGGTGGAGAAGAAGAAGCAGATGAGCAAACTGAATTCGATGTAATTTTAACAGCAGCAGGTGGTTCTAAGCTTGCAGTAGTAAAATTAGTTAAAGAATTAACTGGTTTAGGATTAAAAGAAGCAAAAGGTATCGTAGATAGCGCTCCTGCAGCAGTAAAAGAAGGTGTATCTAAAGATGAGGCAGAAGGTCTTAAAAAATCTTTAGAAGAAGCTGGAGCTGAAGTAGAGCTTAAGTAA
- the rpoB gene encoding DNA-directed RNA polymerase subunit beta — protein sequence MATKNTTERINFATSKMIKEYPDFLDIQVKSFQDFFQLQTKAEERGEEGLYKTFMDNFPITDTRNQFVLEFLDYFVDPPRYSIQECIERGLTHSVPLKARLKLYCTDPEHEDFETIVQDVYLGTIPYMTNSGTFVINGAERVVVSQLHRSPGVFFGQSFHANGTKLYSARVIPFKGSWIEFATDINQVMYAYIDRKKKLPVTTLFRAIGFERDKDILEIFDLAEEVKVSKAGLKKVLGRKLAARVLKTWHEDFVDEDTGEVVSIERNEIIFDRDTILEKEHIDEIMEAGAKTVLLHKVDNDLADYAIIHNTLQKDPTNSEKEAVEHIYRQLRNAEPPDEETARGIIDKLFFSEQRYNLGEVGRFRMNTKLQLNEPIDQKVLTKLDIITIIKYLIELINSKAEVDDIDHLSNRRVRTVGEQLAGQFGVGLARMARTIRERMNVRDNEVFTPIDLINAKTLSSVINSFFGTNQLSQFMDQTNPLAEITHKRRLSALGPGGLSRERAGFEVRDVHYTHYGRLCPIETPEGPNIGLISSLSVFAKVNNLGFIETPYRKVDNGVVAGDEPIYLSAEEEEGMKIAQSNLELNEDGTIVLDRVIAREEGDFPVVNPDEINYMDVAPNQIASISASLIPFLEHDDANRALMGSNMMRQAVPLLRPESPIVGTGLERRVAKDSRILINAEGAGVVTYVDANQITIKYDRTEEEKMVSFDSDEVTYNLIKFRKTNQGTSINLKPIVEKGDRVEEGQVLCEGYATQKGELALGRNMKVAFMPWKGYNFEDAIVISEKVVREDIFTSIHIDEYSLDVRDTKLGTEELTNDIPNVSEEATKDLDENGMIRIGAEVNPGDILIGKITPKGESDPTPEEKLLRAIFGDKAGDVKDASLKASPSLRGVVIDKKLFRRAVKDKNKRLRDKEAVATLEQSFVSKFETLKDELIDKLFTLISGKTSQGVFNDLGEEVLPKGKKYTLKMLNSVDDYIHLTGSWTTDKDLNTLVGELVHNYKIKVNDLQGSLRRQKFTISVGDELPAGILKLAKIYIAKKRKLKVGDKMAGRHGNKGIVARIVRAEDMPFLEDGTPVDIVLNPLGVPSRMNIGQIYETVLGWAGQKLGTKYATPIFDGASLDQINGITDEAGVPRFGHTYLYDGGTGKRFDQPATVGIIYMIKLGHMIEDKMHARSIGPYSLITQQPLGGKAQFGGQRFGEMEVWALEAYGASSILREILTVKSDDVMGRAKTYESIVKGEAMPEPGLPESFNVLMHELKGLGLDVRLEE from the coding sequence TTGGCAACGAAAAACACTACTGAAAGAATCAACTTCGCCACTTCTAAAATGATTAAGGAGTATCCAGATTTCTTGGATATTCAGGTAAAATCTTTTCAAGATTTTTTCCAACTTCAAACAAAAGCAGAAGAAAGAGGTGAAGAAGGTTTGTATAAAACCTTCATGGATAACTTTCCTATTACAGATACAAGAAATCAATTCGTTTTAGAATTTTTAGATTACTTTGTAGATCCACCTAGATATTCAATACAAGAGTGTATTGAAAGAGGTCTTACACACAGTGTTCCTTTAAAAGCACGTCTAAAACTTTACTGTACAGACCCAGAACACGAAGATTTCGAAACTATTGTTCAAGATGTTTATCTTGGTACAATTCCTTATATGACAAACTCTGGTACCTTTGTAATTAATGGTGCAGAGCGTGTGGTAGTTTCTCAATTACACAGATCACCAGGTGTATTTTTTGGACAGTCATTCCACGCAAATGGTACAAAATTATATTCAGCAAGAGTAATTCCTTTTAAAGGTTCTTGGATAGAATTTGCAACCGATATCAATCAAGTAATGTATGCTTATATTGATAGAAAGAAAAAATTACCAGTAACAACATTATTCAGAGCTATAGGTTTTGAAAGAGATAAAGATATTTTAGAGATTTTTGATCTTGCTGAAGAAGTAAAAGTTTCTAAAGCTGGTTTAAAGAAAGTATTAGGACGCAAATTAGCGGCTAGAGTTCTAAAAACTTGGCATGAAGATTTTGTGGATGAAGATACTGGAGAGGTTGTATCAATTGAAAGAAATGAAATAATTTTTGATCGTGATACAATTCTTGAAAAAGAACACATTGATGAAATAATGGAAGCAGGTGCTAAAACCGTTTTACTACATAAAGTAGACAACGATTTAGCAGATTATGCTATTATACATAATACATTACAGAAAGATCCTACGAATTCTGAAAAGGAAGCTGTAGAACATATTTATAGACAATTACGTAATGCAGAACCGCCAGATGAAGAGACTGCAAGAGGTATAATCGATAAGTTATTCTTTTCTGAACAAAGATATAATTTAGGTGAAGTAGGTCGTTTTAGAATGAACACCAAACTTCAATTAAATGAACCTATAGATCAAAAAGTATTAACGAAGTTAGATATTATTACGATTATAAAATATCTAATTGAATTGATAAACTCTAAAGCAGAAGTAGATGATATTGATCATTTATCAAACAGAAGAGTTAGAACTGTAGGAGAGCAATTAGCAGGTCAGTTTGGTGTTGGTTTAGCTAGAATGGCTAGAACAATTCGTGAACGTATGAATGTACGTGATAACGAAGTTTTTACACCTATTGATTTAATTAACGCAAAAACTTTATCATCTGTAATTAATTCTTTCTTTGGTACTAACCAGTTATCTCAGTTTATGGATCAAACAAATCCATTAGCAGAGATTACACATAAGCGTAGGTTATCTGCACTTGGACCTGGTGGTTTATCAAGAGAAAGAGCTGGTTTTGAGGTACGTGACGTTCACTATACTCATTATGGACGTTTATGTCCTATTGAAACACCTGAAGGACCAAACATTGGTTTAATTTCTTCACTTTCTGTTTTTGCAAAAGTGAACAATTTAGGATTCATTGAAACTCCATATAGAAAAGTAGACAATGGTGTAGTAGCTGGTGATGAACCAATCTATTTAAGTGCTGAAGAGGAAGAAGGAATGAAAATTGCTCAATCTAATTTAGAACTTAATGAAGATGGTACTATTGTTTTAGATAGAGTTATTGCAAGAGAAGAGGGCGATTTTCCTGTTGTTAACCCAGATGAGATTAACTATATGGATGTTGCACCAAACCAAATTGCATCAATATCTGCATCTTTAATTCCATTTTTGGAACATGATGATGCTAACCGTGCTTTGATGGGATCTAACATGATGCGTCAAGCAGTTCCTTTATTACGTCCTGAGTCTCCTATTGTTGGAACAGGTTTAGAACGTAGAGTTGCAAAAGATTCTAGAATCTTAATTAATGCAGAAGGAGCAGGAGTTGTTACTTATGTTGATGCAAATCAAATAACTATAAAGTACGACAGAACCGAAGAAGAAAAAATGGTAAGTTTTGATTCTGATGAAGTTACTTATAACTTAATCAAGTTTAGAAAAACAAACCAAGGTACTTCTATCAACCTAAAACCAATTGTAGAAAAAGGAGATAGAGTTGAAGAAGGGCAAGTTCTTTGTGAAGGTTATGCAACACAAAAAGGAGAATTAGCTTTAGGTAGAAACATGAAAGTAGCCTTTATGCCTTGGAAAGGGTATAACTTTGAGGATGCCATCGTAATTTCAGAGAAAGTTGTTCGTGAAGATATATTTACATCTATTCATATCGATGAGTATTCTTTAGATGTTAGAGATACAAAATTAGGAACTGAAGAGTTAACTAATGATATTCCTAACGTTTCTGAAGAAGCTACCAAAGATTTAGATGAAAATGGAATGATAAGAATTGGAGCAGAAGTAAATCCTGGTGATATCTTAATTGGTAAAATTACACCAAAAGGAGAATCTGATCCAACTCCAGAAGAAAAATTATTACGTGCTATTTTTGGTGATAAAGCAGGTGATGTAAAAGATGCATCATTAAAAGCTTCTCCATCTTTAAGAGGTGTAGTAATTGATAAAAAATTATTTAGAAGAGCTGTTAAAGATAAGAACAAGAGATTAAGAGATAAAGAAGCTGTTGCAACTTTAGAGCAATCTTTCGTTTCTAAGTTTGAAACTTTAAAAGATGAATTAATTGATAAATTATTCACTTTAATAAGCGGAAAAACATCTCAAGGAGTTTTTAACGATTTAGGAGAAGAAGTTTTACCAAAAGGTAAAAAATATACGCTTAAAATGTTAAATTCTGTTGATGATTATATTCACTTAACAGGTTCTTGGACAACTGATAAAGATTTAAATACTTTAGTTGGTGAATTAGTTCACAATTATAAAATTAAAGTAAATGATTTACAAGGTTCTTTAAGACGTCAAAAATTTACAATTTCTGTAGGTGATGAATTACCGGCTGGAATTTTAAAATTAGCTAAAATTTACATCGCTAAAAAACGTAAGTTAAAAGTAGGTGATAAAATGGCAGGACGTCATGGAAACAAAGGTATTGTAGCTAGAATTGTAAGAGCTGAAGATATGCCTTTCTTAGAAGATGGAACTCCAGTAGATATCGTTTTAAATCCTTTAGGTGTACCATCTCGTATGAACATTGGTCAGATTTATGAAACTGTTCTTGGTTGGGCAGGTCAAAAATTAGGAACTAAATATGCAACACCAATTTTTGATGGAGCATCTTTAGATCAGATTAATGGAATTACAGACGAAGCTGGTGTACCAAGATTTGGACATACTTATTTATATGATGGTGGAACAGGAAAACGTTTCGATCAACCAGCAACAGTTGGTATCATTTATATGATTAAGTTAGGACACATGATTGAAGATAAAATGCATGCTCGTTCTATTGGACCATATTCTTTAATTACTCAACAACCTTTAGGTGGTAAAGCACAATTTGGAGGTCAGCGTTTTGGAGAGATGGAAGTTTGGGCGCTTGAAGCATATGGAGCATCAAGTATCTTAAGAGAAATCTTAACCGTAAAATCTGATGATGTTATGGGTAGAGCTAAAACATACGAAAGTATTGTGAAAGGTGAAGCAATGCCAGAACCAGGTTTACCAGAATCTTTTAACGTATTAATGCATGAACTGAAAGGTTTAGGTTTAGACGTTAGATTAGAAGAATAA
- the rpoC gene encoding DNA-directed RNA polymerase subunit beta', whose protein sequence is MARKQEKYTVKKFNKISIGLSSPEAILEISKGEVLKPETINYRTHKPERDGLFCERIFGPVKDYECACGKYKRIRYKGIVCDRCGVEVTEKKVRRDRVGHINLVVPVAHIWYFRSLPNKMGYLLGLPSKKLDMIIYYERYVVIQPGIAKGPEGEPLQKMDFLTEEEYLDIADELPQDNQYKDDADPDKFIAKMGAECLIDLLARIDLESLSFELRHKANTETSKQRKTEALKRLNVVEAFRDSQKNRENNPEWMIMKAVPVIPPELRPLVPLDGGRFATSDLNDLYRRVIIRNNRLKRLVEIKAPEVILRNEKRMLQESVDSLFDNTRKSSAVKTESNRPLKSLSDSLKGKQGRFRQNLLGKRVDYSARSVIVVGPEMKLSECGLPKDMAAELYKPFVIRKLIERGIVKTVKSAKKIIDRKEPVVWDILENVIKGHPVLLNRAPTLHRLGIQAFQPKLIEGKAIQLHPLACSAFNADFDGDQMAVHLPLGPEAILEAQILMLASHNILNPANGAPVTVPSQDMVLGLYYMTKERISTPEVKIKGEGLTFYSPEEVTIAFNEEKVDLNAGINVRTYDVDENGEQVRKIIKTTVGRVLFNEKVPAAAGYINEVLTKKNLRGIIGGILKATDIPTTGEFLDEIKNMGYKFAFQGGLSFSLGDIIIPAEKQSMIDEANKEVDAIVGNYNMGMLTQKERYNQVIDVWGSTNNRLTELSMKNLREDQQGFNSVYMMLDSGARGSKEQIRQLTGMRGLMAKPKKSTAGGGEIIENPILSNFKEGLSILEYFISTHGARKGLADTALKTADAGYLTRRLVDVSQDVIINEEDCGTLRGLDVEPLKKNDEIVESLSDRIEGRISLQDVYHPLTDELLLEANQPITSKLADAVQASGIDSVQVRSALTCESLKGICAKCYGLSLSTRNKVQIGEAVGVIAAQSIGEPGTQLTLRTFHVGGVAGNISEENKLIAKFDGNVVIDDLKTVKGKDNDGKPVDIVISRTAEIKIIDKKTDITQSTNILPYGSIIFDKDRKTIKKGDAIVQWDPFNGVIVSEFAGKVKFDNLQQGINYSVEIDEQTGFQEKVMTDSKNKKIIASLIIEDKDGNDLRSYSLPVGAHLMVDNGEMVEAGHTIVKIPRKSGKAGDITGGLPRVTELFEARNPSNPSVVSEIDGVVSFGKIKRGNREIIVESKTGDISKYLVKLSNQILVQENDFIKAGMPLSDGATTPSDILRIKGPSAVQQYLVNEIQEVYRLQGVKINDKHFEVVVRQMMRKVKIIDSGDTLFLENQLVHKIDFIQDNDAIFGMKVVESAGDSENLKEGQIISARQLRDENSLLRRNDKNLVEARDAKPATAEQVLQGITRASLQTKSFISAASFQETTKVLNEAAVSGKVDTLEGLKENVIVGKRIPAGTGMRSYENIIVGSKDEMEQSNF, encoded by the coding sequence ATGGCAAGAAAACAAGAAAAGTACACTGTAAAAAAGTTTAATAAAATCTCTATTGGTTTATCATCACCAGAAGCAATTCTAGAAATTTCTAAAGGTGAAGTTTTAAAACCAGAAACTATAAATTATCGTACACACAAGCCAGAAAGAGATGGTTTATTTTGTGAGCGTATTTTTGGTCCTGTAAAGGATTACGAATGTGCTTGTGGAAAGTACAAAAGAATTCGCTACAAAGGTATCGTTTGTGATAGATGTGGTGTAGAAGTTACAGAAAAGAAAGTACGTAGAGATAGAGTAGGGCATATCAATTTGGTAGTGCCTGTTGCTCATATTTGGTACTTTAGATCATTACCTAACAAAATGGGTTACCTTTTAGGTTTGCCATCTAAAAAGTTAGATATGATTATTTACTACGAAAGATACGTAGTAATTCAGCCAGGTATTGCTAAAGGTCCTGAAGGAGAGCCATTACAAAAAATGGATTTCTTAACGGAAGAAGAGTATTTGGATATCGCTGATGAACTTCCACAAGATAATCAATATAAAGATGATGCTGATCCAGATAAGTTTATCGCTAAAATGGGTGCAGAGTGTTTAATTGATTTGTTAGCGCGTATCGATTTAGAATCTTTATCTTTCGAATTAAGACATAAAGCAAATACAGAAACGTCTAAACAACGTAAAACTGAAGCTTTAAAACGTTTAAATGTTGTTGAAGCATTTAGAGATTCTCAAAAGAACAGAGAAAACAATCCTGAATGGATGATTATGAAGGCTGTGCCTGTAATTCCACCAGAATTAAGACCTTTGGTTCCTTTAGATGGTGGTCGTTTTGCAACTTCAGATTTAAATGATTTATACAGAAGGGTTATTATTAGAAACAATCGTTTAAAAAGATTGGTTGAAATAAAAGCTCCAGAAGTTATTTTACGTAATGAAAAGCGTATGTTACAAGAATCTGTAGATTCTTTATTTGATAACACACGTAAATCATCAGCTGTAAAAACTGAATCTAACAGACCTTTAAAATCTTTATCAGATTCATTAAAAGGTAAACAAGGTCGTTTCCGTCAAAACTTATTAGGAAAACGTGTTGATTATTCTGCACGTTCTGTAATTGTTGTTGGACCAGAAATGAAATTGTCTGAATGTGGATTGCCAAAAGATATGGCAGCTGAACTTTACAAGCCTTTTGTAATTAGAAAATTAATTGAAAGAGGAATTGTAAAAACAGTAAAATCTGCAAAGAAAATTATAGATAGAAAAGAACCAGTTGTTTGGGATATTTTAGAAAATGTAATTAAAGGTCACCCAGTTTTATTAAACAGAGCTCCTACTTTACACAGACTTGGTATACAAGCATTCCAACCAAAATTAATTGAAGGTAAAGCAATTCAGTTACACCCATTAGCGTGTTCTGCATTTAATGCCGATTTTGATGGGGATCAAATGGCTGTGCATTTACCATTAGGACCAGAAGCTATTCTAGAAGCACAAATTTTAATGTTGGCTTCTCATAATATCTTAAATCCAGCAAATGGTGCTCCAGTTACTGTACCTTCTCAGGATATGGTTTTGGGTCTTTATTATATGACTAAAGAAAGAATCTCTACTCCAGAAGTTAAAATTAAAGGAGAAGGATTAACTTTTTATTCACCAGAAGAAGTTACGATTGCTTTTAATGAAGAGAAAGTAGACTTAAATGCTGGAATTAATGTAAGAACTTACGATGTTGATGAAAATGGTGAGCAAGTAAGAAAAATAATAAAAACTACAGTTGGTAGAGTTTTATTTAATGAAAAAGTTCCTGCTGCTGCTGGTTACATTAATGAAGTATTAACTAAAAAGAACTTACGTGGTATTATTGGTGGTATTTTAAAAGCTACTGATATTCCTACAACTGGAGAATTTTTAGACGAAATTAAAAATATGGGATATAAATTTGCCTTTCAAGGTGGTTTATCATTCTCATTAGGAGATATTATTATTCCTGCTGAAAAACAATCTATGATTGATGAAGCAAACAAGGAAGTTGATGCTATTGTAGGGAACTACAACATGGGTATGTTAACGCAAAAAGAGCGTTACAATCAGGTAATTGATGTTTGGGGTTCTACCAACAACAGATTAACTGAATTATCTATGAAAAACTTACGTGAAGACCAACAAGGTTTTAACTCGGTTTATATGATGCTTGATTCTGGTGCAAGGGGTTCTAAAGAACAAATTCGTCAGTTAACAGGTATGCGTGGATTAATGGCAAAACCTAAAAAATCGACTGCTGGTGGTGGAGAAATTATTGAAAACCCAATTTTATCTAACTTTAAGGAAGGTTTATCAATTTTAGAATACTTTATCTCAACTCACGGTGCTCGTAAAGGATTAGCAGATACCGCATTAAAAACGGCAGATGCTGGTTATTTAACACGTAGATTGGTAGATGTTTCTCAAGATGTTATTATTAACGAAGAAGATTGTGGAACTTTAAGAGGATTAGATGTTGAACCTTTAAAGAAAAATGATGAGATTGTAGAATCTTTATCAGATAGAATTGAAGGTCGTATTTCTTTACAAGATGTGTATCATCCTTTAACAGATGAACTTCTATTAGAAGCAAATCAACCAATTACATCTAAATTAGCGGATGCAGTGCAAGCTTCAGGAATTGATTCTGTTCAAGTAAGATCTGCTTTAACTTGTGAGTCTTTAAAAGGTATTTGTGCTAAATGTTATGGATTAAGTTTATCTACTCGTAACAAAGTTCAAATTGGTGAAGCAGTTGGTGTAATTGCAGCACAATCTATTGGAGAGCCAGGTACACAGTTAACATTACGTACTTTCCACGTTGGTGGGGTTGCAGGAAACATATCAGAAGAAAACAAATTAATTGCCAAATTTGATGGTAATGTTGTTATTGATGATTTAAAAACTGTAAAAGGTAAAGATAACGATGGTAAGCCAGTAGATATCGTAATTTCGAGAACTGCTGAAATTAAAATTATTGATAAGAAAACAGATATAACTCAAAGTACAAATATTCTTCCTTATGGGTCTATTATTTTTGATAAAGATAGAAAGACTATTAAAAAAGGAGATGCAATTGTTCAATGGGATCCATTTAATGGTGTAATTGTTTCTGAATTTGCTGGTAAGGTGAAGTTTGATAATTTACAACAAGGTATTAACTACTCTGTTGAAATCGATGAACAAACTGGTTTCCAAGAAAAAGTAATGACTGATTCTAAAAACAAGAAAATCATTGCTTCTTTAATCATTGAAGATAAAGACGGAAACGATTTACGTTCTTATAGTTTACCAGTAGGTGCACACTTAATGGTAGATAATGGAGAAATGGTAGAGGCTGGACATACAATTGTTAAAATTCCAAGAAAATCTGGTAAAGCAGGTGATATTACTGGAGGTTTACCAAGAGTAACAGAATTATTTGAAGCACGTAATCCTTCAAACCCTTCTGTAGTTTCTGAGATTGATGGTGTTGTTTCTTTCGGAAAAATTAAAAGAGGAAATAGAGAAATTATTGTTGAATCTAAAACTGGAGATATTAGTAAGTATTTAGTTAAACTTTCTAACCAAATTTTAGTTCAAGAAAATGACTTTATCAAAGCAGGGATGCCATTATCTGATGGAGCAACAACTCCTTCTGATATTTTAAGAATTAAAGGGCCATCTGCAGTTCAGCAATACTTAGTAAACGAAATTCAAGAAGTATATCGTTTACAAGGTGTAAAAATTAATGACAAGCATTTCGAGGTTGTAGTTCGTCAAATGATGCGTAAAGTTAAAATTATTGATTCTGGAGATACGTTATTTTTAGAAAATCAATTAGTTCATAAAATTGACTTTATACAAGATAATGATGCTATTTTTGGAATGAAAGTTGTTGAAAGTGCTGGAGATTCTGAAAACTTGAAAGAAGGTCAAATTATTTCTGCTCGTCAGTTAAGAGATGAAAATTCTTTATTGAGAAGAAATGATAAGAACTTAGTTGAAGCTAGAGATGCAAAACCAGCAACAGCTGAACAAGTTTTACAAGGTATTACAAGAGCTTCTTTACAAACAAAATCGTTTATTTCTGCTGCTTCTTTTCAAGAAACAACTAAAGTATTAAACGAAGCTGCTGTAAGTGGTAAAGTAGATACTTTAGAAGGCTTGAAAGAAAATGTAATTGTTGGTAAGAGAATTCCTGCAGGTACAGGTATGAGATCTTACGAAAACATTATTGTAGGCTCTAAAGATGAAATGGAGCAAAGTAATTTCTAA